Proteins encoded within one genomic window of Coprococcus phoceensis:
- a CDS encoding YaaL family protein, protein MKLFQKNCQRETSEYNIHEEIEKVKAQMDAAYSNFQNAVDPDLIDCCIFESNAAWKKYRFLLRQAKGQRSCH, encoded by the coding sequence ATGAAACTATTCCAAAAGAACTGCCAAAGAGAAACATCCGAATACAATATACACGAAGAAATCGAAAAGGTAAAAGCACAGATGGACGCCGCATATTCCAATTTTCAAAATGCCGTCGACCCAGATTTGATTGACTGCTGCATTTTTGAAAGCAATGCTGCATGGAAAAAATATCGTTTTTTATTGAGACAGGCTAAAGGGCAACGTTCCTGCCACTAA